GGAAGCCCTATCCAGCAACAAGGTATCCGCAGCTGTCAAAGGAAGTCTTGCTAGAAAACGACGCATGACCTCTGTCTTGGTCACTAAAATTTCAGTGCCTAGCCTATATAACCAGTTGGCTCCTTGCTTGAGTTCTTCAAAGGCAATGCGACCATCTTTATTGTGATAACTTCTCCTGATGATAATGCCTTTTTCAAAGTATTCTGTAACCAATTTACTTGTTCCATACCACTCACGCTTCAATAGCATGCCATTAACGTGGTAGTCTACATACCGCACACTACCTTTTTGGTAGGGATCCATCTTAAAGACTAAAGAAGTCCCATCAGAACAGGCATAAACAGACTCTATTTCACTTTGGCTCTTCAAATCTAGACGTGTCAACTTATATTTTTGCTGCAAGGCCCCCACTGTCAAAGATGGGATATGACTGTCTTGATCTGTAAAGCTAAGATAGGCATGGAGGAGCTCCTCGTAGCGATGCCCCAAAGAAAGATAATAATCTAATTTATAGGGTTGTGGCCAGGTCGTAAAGACAAATTTAGCAGGCTCATTTAATTCACGTAGCATCAAAGCTCTAGACGCCTGAGCCACATCGACACCATTAGGTTCATAGCCCACCAATAGGTTAAAGGTGTAAATCGTCATCTTTTTCCCCCTCCAATCTAGTAAAGAAAGCTAAGATTTCTTCCCTCTCGGCGAGTTTCAAAACCTCTTTCTGACTTTCAAGAGCCTTAGGGTAAAACTCTGCTTGCTGTATGAGTTGTCGGAACCCTTGCTCTAGTTCCTCTAAGGAAGTATAGACTGTTGATAAGTCCTTATAGTAGGGACGATGAACCGTTGATTCTAAGCCAAAAATCAACTGCCCATTTTCAATCGCATCCAAAGTTGCATCAGACACTTCACTTCCATAATTCAAGTCTAAATAAATGAAACAATTCCTAAGTAGCTCTTGATATTTCTCCTGACGAATTCCTGGGTAAAGATGGACATTTCTCTTATCTTCGAGACAAGTCAACTTTGGTCCCATACTAGTTTGAGCTCCGATATGAAAGTCAATATCCGGAAAAGCATCAACTAAGTCAGCTAGGCCCTCAATATTTTCAGAAGCAGTCATCACCATGGCTTGAGGCACAAAAGTCTGAGAACCGTCTTGTTCTGCACCAGCTAAATAAATCATTCCTGACTTACGTTCCTCTTGTGGATAATAATTAGTAACCAAAACATGATTCACTTGATTTTGAATAAACTCAAGACCATCATGAGTGTCGGAGCAATAAACCAGACGATTAGCATTCAAGGTCTGCAATGTCGGGATTAGACTGGAATCCATACAGATGATAGCTTCGTCTGACTCAAGGATCTGATTCAAAACAGCCTTAGTTAATTCTTCCCTACCTGAAAAAATCCTATCTCTTCCTTCAGACCCCTGATCAATCAGGTATCCATCTTGAATATAGTGAAGCAAGACCTCTTCTTGATTACGATTAAAGTAAATATCCATAATGCCTTGCCCCTGATCATCCAGAAGGCGCTGTTTGGTACGCCAACCATAGCGATTATAATCATCAACCGCAACAACTTTTTCCCCTTGTCCAAACCATTGGACTTGTTTGACCGTACGTTCCTTTAGATTGTCACGGAAAATGACACTGGCACGGCGGTCTTGACCATCAAAAATATAGGTCGTAATCCCTAAAGTCCACAATTCCCAGTAGATGGGAACTGACAAATCGTTAAAAAAGAGTGGTTTCCCTTGATAATCTTCCTCAGAGGAATAAATAAATGACGATGCTAAACTAATAGTGTCCTTATCAACATCCGTTTCAAAATTCGTGTAAAACACACGGGATTGGATACCAAAGGAGTCTAGTAATCTTCTCAGTTTTTCCGTTGCCTGACTAGGTTCTTGTGCAATAATAAGCATAGTTATCCTTTCTGACTAATCCAAGCAATAAATAGCTTAACCCTCGACCTTTATTGCTCCAAAAATCTCAAGTTAACCTGCGCCGTCTTGTAGGTCTCAGTATCTTGAAGATTAGCTTCTTCCATTTTTTCAATCGCCCGCTTCAGACGTGTCTTATAAATATAACGGTGCCAGGTCAAATCATAGCCCAACATACCTAGTAAAGCTAGTTTTTCATTCTTGGCTTCCATCTCATCTAAGACACGCTTCTCCGTCCAGACCTGCGACAGCGTATCCTTACGACCCACTCGGTACCAGTAGATACATTTTTCAGTATGAACAACACGATTGGCCTTTAACAAGAGTTTATACATAAGGAAATTATCTTCGACATTCTTCCCGACAGGAAAACGAAGGTCCTCAAATAAGGAGATTTTATAGAGTTTCATCATAGCACATGCCCAGGCCATATCTCTTGTCTCTTGAATGGCATCCTGGTCTATAATCTCTCTCCCCTCATAAAGGGTTTCAGAATAATCGTTCTCCGTTACCTTAATCAAAAACTTACTGATACTCTCGTTAAACAAGTTATAGTTGGCAATAGAAACATCTGCCTCATACTTTTTAAGCTGAGTGTACAAGGTCTCCACATAATCCTCTGTTACCCAATCATCCGGGTCTACAAAAGTGATGTAATCACCTGTGGCTAGGTCAATCCCTGTATTTCGGGCTGCAGATAGGCCGCCATTAACTTGTCGCACATAGCGAATACGTGAATCTCGCTTGAAAAATTCCTTGCAAATCTCCTCTGACTTATCAGGAGAGCCATCATTGACAAGAATGATTTCAAGGTTTGGATAAGTCTGATTCACTATCGTTTCCAAACACTGCTTTAAATAAGCTTCCACATTATAAATGGGAATAACAATACTAACTACTTCTTTATTTTCCATGGTCTATCTCTCAATCGTATCTATATAATCTCGAACAGCCTTTACCATTTGGTCTACTTGGTCATTCTTGAACACTTGATTTTGCCCAGTTTGGTCGTGATTTGTTCCTTCAAAAGAGAAAATCGGAAGCCCCAACTGATGAATCGTTTCTGTGATATGATCAACCTCGTCAAATGGGTTGATATCCAAATAG
Above is a window of Streptococcus salivarius DNA encoding:
- a CDS encoding glycosyltransferase family 2 protein: MENKEVVSIVIPIYNVEAYLKQCLETIVNQTYPNLEIILVNDGSPDKSEEICKEFFKRDSRIRYVRQVNGGLSAARNTGIDLATGDYITFVDPDDWVTEDYVETLYTQLKKYEADVSIANYNLFNESISKFLIKVTENDYSETLYEGREIIDQDAIQETRDMAWACAMMKLYKISLFEDLRFPVGKNVEDNFLMYKLLLKANRVVHTEKCIYWYRVGRKDTLSQVWTEKRVLDEMEAKNEKLALLGMLGYDLTWHRYIYKTRLKRAIEKMEEANLQDTETYKTAQVNLRFLEQ